ccccccttcgcTCCCCAAATCCCAATCCCCCTAAAATTACACCTCAAATTGTGGGAAACCCCTAGCGTCGTTCCTTGCTAACGCTAACCACAGTGCTGGGAAAGTACGTGGAACAGGTGACCAGTCCGCTAGCCCAAGCCCTCCACCTTGGTGGACGACAGGTCGTGAGCACGGGCTACGATGAGCTCCGGGCTTTCTTTACACGAGTGGATCAGTGGATCGGGTCACCGGAGGCTTCCGGTGAGGAAATGGCCGCACCCTTGACTGCTCTCGCGGAGAAGATTCTCACGGGGCCAGTAGACGGGTCTGTCGAGGCCATCCGCAAGGGTCGTGCAGAGGCCATTCTGGCGTACCTGAAACTATGTCCGCATGCCCATGCGGATGTGCCTGACACCCTCATCGTCCGACTTCGTGATTGGAGAACCAGTGAGCGATGCGAACCGGTACAGCGTCTCTTGGACGAAGCCTTGGCTTTCCCAAATTAAGAATCCCACGTGGATTGTTTGGGTTTGAGATTTTTATTTCCAGGTCGATCATGTAGGATGCTTATTTCTTAATTTCTGGGCATCTTTGTACATGGGTTCGATACGAGGGCTTGCAATCGTACCAATAGGAATTCCTTTGGGAAAACACGTACAGAGCCAGAGGCAAGTTAAACTCCTGCGCGAAAATGCCCAGGTGCCCAAGTCTACGCCACTCGCTTAACTCTCGGCCAAGTCCGTTTAGAATGCGGAGAGTCCCAGAATGTCTAAACATGTCGAAAAGTGTCTAACCTCCAAATGAGTCCAACCTTAACCCAATTGGGCCAAAGGTGTGATCTCTTCGATTTTTCAACAGGTCGATCCAGACCGGGGGTCCGGGCCGATCGAGACCTTGTTTTAGTTTCCCCAGACACTTTGGGTTTCCTAATTGAGCTCATTCTTCGGCTCCGATTCAAGGGATAAGCCTTGATTTCCTCCAGAGTTCGTCCAAGGTTTCTCTTACTTTCAGCCCCTGTTCCCATCTTTGTCTTCCCCTATCTCCCTTTCAGTCCGGGATAACAATAATAGTAACTTTCCAAGAGTTGTCCACATGGTTGGCATCTGCATGCCATATAGcgtttttatttttattttttattttttggagaaaaaaatttTCTCTCCCTCCCTCTCTCATtttccttgttttttttttggcttttttttcccttccctttttttggtctaaattttttttctcttcactttttttccccttagCTCTATCCTCTTCCTTTACCAAATAGTCTAATCATCGGATAAGAAATAAATCGAACCATTGAATTATCATCAAATAACATAAAATTCTAATTTCATTTTCCTTACGCCACCCGTCCAAAATACCCATGAACTCCCTATGCATTTTTCTGATGCAAACATACATCTAGTCTCTTTCCTTTCCCCTCTGTTTTCCATATAACTTCATTTTAATTTACCTTGCCTTCCCCCATACTATTTTCTTTagctttctcttttctttgacGATTAAACCCTTAAATATATACTATCCTGTACTGTACGTACTCTATAGCAAGTCCATTCCAATTCGGCCTGTCCGTACATCAGCTGATGGCACAGCCTCATGACGACCAGTCTGGTCATGCAAAACAGACGGAGCAAAATCTCTGGGAAACCTCCTCTGCGATTACCCATCATTGCTCCCAAGGAAGATCTTTTTGACGCCTTTGCGAAGTCCGAAAAGGCCTTGATCGCTCCACCGCGCATCCGCTTGCCTCCGCGATCTCGTACCGGTTGCTGGTAAGTGATCTTCTCTATCTGATGACTCAACCCCGAATGCAAAGCTGATCTCATCTAGGACATGCCGAGTGAGTTCTTTGTTTGTGTTATATTAAATCGGACGAAAAGCAGTTGATTGATTGGTGATTTTTCGTTTGGTTTCCAGAGTCGAAAGGGTAAGTGGCTTGGAGAACTGCTCCCGTCTCAATCTCGTGGCTGACACACATTCTCCAGTCAAATGTGATGAAGGACACCCGCAATGTAATGTATGGCATTTTTCACGCTTTTGCTAATCTCCACACGTTTGCTTATACTTCTTGACAGCAATGTACACGTCTAGGCCATACTTGCGATTATCGCCCACGGCTGGCCTTTCGCGATGATACCCCTCGTATCATGGGCCGCATGGCCGATGTGAAGACAAATGGTCACGTCGTTTGGGATCGTAAGCACCTTCTTTGTCAAGAGAGGTTTTTTTAATAGCACTGACTAGAAGTAGTCACTTCGCCGGGTTCTAATGATGAGAGAACCGATTATTTCTCTTCCGGGGATTCTCTTCCGCCCTTTTTCCTGCTCACTTCGGACGAAGAGCGGGAAAGGAAAGCAGAGGCGTTTAGTCCCGGCACGTACCATGTCGTCATGACACCCGACAGTTTCTCCTCGCTGCCAGAGTATGCAGATGAGACAATTGAGAAAGCTAGATCAAATCCAACCAGCGAGTGTAGAAGCTCTGTGGCTAGTAGCCCCACAAGCGCGGCCAAGGGCGACTCCAGTTCGAAAGATCATGATCCTAATGTGGTCATTTTGAAGACTTTTGAAGATGCTACTCGCCGCTCGTCGTCGAATGGGAGGATCACGAGGATCTCGCCAACATCGGAGATCTCAGATCCTTTCTGCAATCTGTCTCTTTCTCCAACTTTCACTTCACTTCCTTCGCCGGATGTGAAGGTAGAAAAGATGACTTTCTTAGGCCCGCGCCTTGATCCGAAAGGTCAGGATTCTACGATCTTTTCTCACTTCCGTCGAGTCGTATGGCGGCAGTTGTTCCCTCATGACCATAGGCTCGATGATTCTCGTGGATCTGATAGTCATTTTATGACTCTTAGCATGGACTTCCTAGAGCAGGAAGCCACTCGGTTCCCTCCTGTGGGTATTGTCATTATTGAGCCACTGTCCGTTGCTAACAAGAATCACAGCTTTCCCATGCTATGATGGCTGTATCAGCCCTCAGTCTCTCGCACAGCGGCACAAGTCACAATGTCGATGCGCTACAATATTATCAACAAGCTTTTCCCTCGCTTCAAGTCAGTCTACGGAATAACGATGATCTTGTTTCTGACGGACTATTTCTTACCCACTTCCTGCTCCTGATCTACGAGGTAAGAGAATTCCATCGGCAATTCCTTCTAGTCTAGATACTGACATCTTTCAGATCGCAGCCGCTGAGCCACACGGCTCGAATCTCTGGTCTCACCATATCTCTCGTC
The nucleotide sequence above comes from Penicillium digitatum chromosome 1, complete sequence. Encoded proteins:
- a CDS encoding WW/Rsp5/WWP, with protein sequence MNSLCIFLMQTYIYFLFSLTIKPLNIYYPVLLMTTSLVMQNRRSKISGKPPLRLPIIAPKEDLFDAFAKSEKALIAPPRIRLPPRSRTGCWTCRSRKVKCDEGHPQCNQCTRLGHTCDYRPRLAFRDDTPRIMGRMADVKTNGHVVWDLTSPGSNDERTDYFSSGDSLPPFFLLTSDEERERKAEAFSPGTYHVVMTPDSFSSLPEYADETIEKARSNPTSECRSSVASSPTSAAKGDSSSKDHDPNVVILKTFEDATRRSSSNGRITRISPTSEISDPFCNLSLSPTFTSLPSPDVKVEKMTFLGPRLDPKGQDSTIFSHFRRVVWRQLFPHDHRLDDSRGSDSHFMTLSMDFLEQEATRFPPLSHAMMAVSALSLSHSGTSHNVDALQYYQQAFPSLQVSLRNNDDLVSDGLFLTHFLLLIYEIAAAEPHGSNLWSHHISRLLHIAFLRRAKYGQEPHPFILWWVCHIDLYALFSGAGTGGFVQAVIDHQMLPGSECLLYPSAPEGYSVIYSDEHESLPVIMRLYHDTFRLAAQLGFLATRLRHDKQNVPFEEFDKRSQELSDLRQAFGRLWESPDVAFLHQHQDNLPRRSREFMQQSATLYHVCQLFSYSSMWPGQRVESEFSPDAEIDHHVTEILRLAERTTHTRRADRHFLVFPLFLAGATASASGLKMMAMELMTSMEDEEDGMGRNAATTRAILQIVYERQLERLMHVGHTLDVDWSDLIAQEGLQMVNFGF